One window of Mediterraneibacter butyricigenes genomic DNA carries:
- a CDS encoding ribonuclease J, whose amino-acid sequence MKKQNTGKLKIIPIGGLEQIGMNITAFEYEDSIIVVDCGLAFPEDDMLGVDLVIPDITYLKDNADKLKGFVITHGHEDHIGALPYVLKEINLPLYSTKLTLGIIENKLKEHNLLRSTKRKVVRHGQSINLGKFRIEFIKTNHSIQDASALAIYSPAGIVVHTGDFKVDYTPVFGDAIDLQRFAEIGKKGVLALMSDSTNAERPGFTQSERTVGITFDHIFAEHQNTRLIIATFASNVDRVQQIINSAYKYGRKVVVEGRSMVNIISTASELGYLNVPKNTLIEIDQLKNYPPEKTVLITTGSQGESMAALSRMAADVHRKITIMPNDTVIFSSNPIPGNEKAVSRVINELSAKGANVIFQDVHVSGHACQEELKLIYSLVKPKYAIPVHGEYRHLKANAGIAQSLGIPKENIFILQSGDVLEISEKSAKVVDKVHTGAILVDGLGVGDVGNIVLRDRQHLAEDGIMIVVLSLERGTNRLLAGPDIVSRGFVYVREAEALMEEARQVVEEALEKCLAGKHADWNKIKLTVRDTMNDFIWKRTKRRPMIIPIIMDVDV is encoded by the coding sequence TTGAAAAAACAAAATACTGGAAAGTTGAAGATCATTCCAATCGGAGGACTGGAACAGATCGGAATGAATATTACTGCCTTTGAGTATGAAGACAGTATTATTGTTGTGGACTGCGGTCTGGCGTTCCCGGAAGATGATATGCTGGGAGTGGATCTTGTGATCCCGGATATTACCTATCTGAAGGACAATGCAGACAAGCTGAAGGGCTTCGTGATCACTCATGGGCATGAAGATCATATCGGAGCACTTCCTTACGTGCTTAAGGAGATCAATTTGCCTTTGTATTCCACCAAACTGACGCTTGGAATCATTGAAAATAAGTTAAAAGAACACAATCTGCTGCGCAGCACAAAGCGCAAAGTAGTACGTCACGGACAGTCCATCAATCTGGGCAAGTTCCGGATCGAATTTATCAAGACAAACCACAGTATTCAGGACGCATCCGCTCTTGCCATCTACTCGCCGGCAGGAATCGTGGTGCATACCGGAGATTTTAAAGTGGATTATACACCGGTATTCGGAGATGCCATCGATTTACAGCGTTTTGCCGAGATTGGTAAGAAAGGGGTTCTGGCGCTGATGTCAGACAGTACCAATGCGGAACGCCCTGGCTTTACCCAGTCGGAGAGAACGGTCGGAATCACGTTCGATCACATTTTCGCAGAGCATCAGAATACCCGTCTGATCATTGCGACATTTGCGTCCAATGTAGACCGTGTACAGCAGATTATCAACTCTGCTTATAAGTATGGAAGAAAAGTAGTGGTAGAGGGCCGGAGTATGGTCAATATTATCTCTACCGCGTCGGAACTGGGCTATCTGAATGTTCCGAAGAATACATTGATCGAGATCGATCAGTTGAAGAATTACCCGCCGGAGAAGACGGTTCTGATCACCACAGGAAGTCAGGGAGAGTCCATGGCTGCTCTGTCACGTATGGCTGCCGATGTGCATCGTAAGATCACCATTATGCCAAATGATACCGTTATCTTCAGTTCCAATCCGATCCCCGGAAATGAAAAGGCTGTTTCCCGTGTGATCAATGAACTGTCGGCGAAGGGAGCCAATGTAATCTTTCAGGATGTACATGTTTCCGGACATGCGTGTCAGGAAGAGCTGAAATTGATCTATTCTCTGGTAAAACCGAAATATGCCATTCCGGTTCATGGAGAGTACCGTCATCTGAAAGCAAATGCAGGCATCGCGCAGTCTCTTGGAATCCCGAAGGAAAATATTTTCATTCTTCAGTCGGGAGATGTGTTGGAGATCAGTGAGAAGAGTGCGAAGGTCGTAGATAAGGTACACACCGGAGCGATTCTGGTAGACGGACTCGGCGTGGGAGATGTAGGAAATATCGTCTTAAGAGACCGTCAGCATCTGGCAGAAGACGGAATTATGATTGTGGTACTTTCTCTGGAAAGAGGGACCAACCGCCTGCTGGCAGGCCCGGATATCGTATCCCGTGGATTTGTCTATGTAAGAGAGGCAGAGGCTCTGATGGAAGAGGCGCGTCAGGTGGTAGAAGAGGCGCTGGAAAAATGTCTGGCCGGAAAGCATGCAGACTGGAACAAGATCAAGCTTACCGTGCGTGACACGATGAATGATTTTATCTGGAAGAGAACGAAGCGCAGACCGATGATCATTCCGATCATCATGGATGTGGATGTGTAA
- a CDS encoding O-methyltransferase — MIVDERIVTFLNSMETENSEILEQIEKEALADRVPIIRKETQSFLKVLLTLKKPMSILEIGTAVGFSALLMSEYAPKDCKITTIEKFEKRIPIARNNFARGKKEEQIQLLKGDALEIMKELKGSYDFIFMDAAKAQYIHYLPEAVRLLNQEGILLTDNVLQDGDVMESRFAVERRNRTIHARMREFLYEIKHHEELETSILPLGDGVALSVKKEKRS; from the coding sequence ATGATAGTAGATGAAAGAATTGTGACCTTTCTCAATTCTATGGAGACAGAAAACAGTGAAATACTGGAGCAGATCGAGAAGGAAGCTCTGGCGGATCGTGTACCGATCATCCGCAAGGAGACCCAGAGCTTTCTGAAGGTGCTCCTTACTCTGAAAAAACCTATGAGCATTCTGGAAATTGGAACTGCCGTAGGTTTCTCTGCGTTATTGATGAGTGAGTATGCTCCGAAAGATTGTAAGATCACCACAATAGAGAAATTTGAAAAACGGATTCCGATTGCAAGAAATAATTTTGCCCGGGGGAAAAAAGAAGAACAGATACAGTTGCTGAAAGGAGACGCTCTGGAGATTATGAAGGAACTGAAAGGTTCTTATGACTTCATTTTCATGGACGCGGCAAAGGCACAGTATATTCATTATCTTCCGGAAGCAGTGCGGCTTTTGAATCAGGAGGGGATCCTGCTGACGGATAATGTGCTTCAGGATGGAGATGTGATGGAATCCAGATTTGCAGTGGAACGCAGAAACCGGACGATCCATGCCAGAATGAGAGAATTTTTATACGAAATCAAGCATCACGAGGAGCTGGAAACTTCTATTCTTCCGTTGGGAGACGGAGTGGCTCTGAGTGTGAAAAAGGAGAAAAGATCATGA
- a CDS encoding peptidase U32 family protein — MMRYPELLIPASSLEVLKTAVIFGADAVYIGGEAFGLRAKAKNFSMEEMKEGIEFAHARDVKVYVTANILAHNRDLDGVREYFKELKEIKPDALIIADPGVFEIAKEVCPEIERHISTQANNTNYETYRFWYRQGAKRVVSARELSMEELKELRANIPDDLEIETFIHGAMCISYSGRCLLSNYFTGRDANQGACTHPCRWKYAVMEETRPGEYLPVYENERGTYIFNSKDLCMIEHIPELLETGIDSLKIEGRMKTALYVATVARTYRKAIDDYQKDPELYRKNMPWYLEQISNCTYRQFTTGFFYGRPDENSQIYDSNTYVREYTYLGIVGEVKDRLCRIEQRNKFSVGETIEVMKPNGDNLDVKVVRILNEEGEEQESAPHPKQVLYVELQSDQTEHPVEVYDILRRQEPEEA, encoded by the coding sequence ATCATGAGATATCCAGAACTTTTAATCCCGGCCAGCAGCCTGGAAGTGTTAAAGACCGCGGTGATATTCGGAGCGGATGCGGTTTATATCGGCGGAGAAGCGTTCGGGCTTCGTGCGAAGGCAAAGAATTTTTCGATGGAAGAAATGAAAGAAGGCATTGAATTTGCTCATGCCCGTGATGTAAAGGTTTATGTGACCGCAAATATTCTAGCGCACAACAGAGATCTGGATGGAGTGCGGGAATATTTTAAAGAATTAAAGGAAATCAAACCGGATGCCCTGATTATTGCGGATCCGGGTGTATTTGAGATTGCGAAGGAAGTTTGTCCGGAGATTGAACGCCATATCAGCACACAGGCCAATAATACCAATTATGAGACCTATCGGTTCTGGTATCGTCAGGGTGCAAAACGTGTGGTTTCTGCACGGGAACTTTCCATGGAAGAATTGAAGGAACTGCGGGCGAATATTCCGGACGATCTGGAGATTGAGACCTTTATTCATGGCGCCATGTGCATTTCCTATTCCGGAAGATGCCTGCTCAGCAATTATTTTACAGGACGTGACGCCAATCAGGGAGCATGTACTCATCCGTGCCGCTGGAAGTATGCGGTGATGGAGGAGACCAGACCGGGAGAATATCTGCCGGTATATGAAAATGAACGTGGAACTTATATTTTCAATTCCAAAGATCTTTGCATGATTGAACATATTCCAGAACTTCTGGAAACGGGGATCGACAGTCTGAAGATTGAAGGCAGGATGAAGACGGCGCTGTATGTGGCAACGGTGGCAAGAACTTACAGAAAAGCCATTGATGATTATCAGAAAGATCCGGAACTTTACCGAAAGAATATGCCCTGGTATCTGGAACAGATCTCCAACTGTACCTATCGGCAGTTTACGACCGGATTTTTCTACGGACGACCGGATGAAAACAGTCAGATCTATGACAGCAATACTTATGTAAGAGAATACACCTATCTGGGAATTGTGGGTGAAGTAAAAGACAGACTGTGCCGGATCGAGCAGAGAAATAAATTTTCTGTGGGCGAGACGATCGAAGTGATGAAGCCAAACGGCGATAATCTGGATGTGAAGGTGGTACGGATCCTGAACGAAGAGGGAGAGGAGCAGGAGAGTGCCCCTCATCCGAAACAGGTGTTGTATGTGGAACTTCAGTCAGATCAGACAGAGCATCCGGTAGAAGTGTATGATATCCTGCGCAGACAGGAACCGGAAGAAGCCTGA
- the sigK gene encoding RNA polymerase sporulation sigma factor SigK, giving the protein MNSFLPPLTAAEEKEYLQKYMEGDLEAKHILIERNLRLVAHVMKKYQNLNEDPEDLISIGTIGLIKAITTFDPTRNNRLAAYASKCIHNEILMMLRAKKKTSKDVSLYQSIGTDKEGNEICLYDVLEASDHDIHDKMILKENTRLLYQHMEQLLTEREQYVLRMRYGLFQGKEYTQREIAQELGISRSYISRIEKSAIEKLRKHFQDD; this is encoded by the coding sequence TTGAATTCATTTCTACCACCGCTTACCGCTGCAGAAGAAAAAGAGTATCTGCAAAAATATATGGAGGGGGACCTTGAAGCGAAACACATCCTGATTGAGCGAAATCTCCGGCTGGTTGCTCATGTCATGAAAAAATATCAGAATTTGAATGAAGATCCGGAAGATCTGATCTCGATCGGAACCATCGGTCTGATCAAAGCCATCACAACCTTTGATCCCACCCGCAACAATCGTCTGGCTGCTTACGCCAGCAAGTGTATCCACAACGAAATCCTGATGATGCTGCGTGCAAAGAAGAAAACATCCAAAGATGTTTCTCTCTACCAGAGCATCGGCACCGACAAGGAAGGAAATGAAATCTGCCTGTATGATGTCCTGGAAGCGTCCGACCACGATATCCACGACAAAATGATCCTGAAAGAAAACACCAGACTTCTCTATCAGCACATGGAACAGCTTCTGACTGAGCGGGAACAATATGTACTGCGGATGCGGTATGGACTTTTTCAGGGAAAAGAATATACCCAGCGCGAGATCGCACAGGAACTCGGAATCTCCAGATCCTACATTTCCCGCATAGAAAAAAGTGCCATCGAAAAACTTCGAAAGCACTTTCAAGATGACTGA
- a CDS encoding YifB family Mg chelatase-like AAA ATPase yields MYSTVYSAAIDGMNAELIKAEADISNGLPVFQMVGYLSSEVKEAKERVRAAIKNSGYSLEPKKLVVNLSPASVRKRGASFDLAIAMAILNAYGIVDGKKTEKVLFLGELGLNGEVEPVSGVLPIVIQAKEWGFIRCVVPKENEQEGKRIKGIEVVGVRNLQEAIGVMDGRIKKEKDTNLSDRESTYRTPGSYGRVRVVSGKSEMVKWTEGNKGISGEFVGEEQEKLEVKTGEEGQEETEGKVEEKDFQDIQGQAVLKRAAEIAVAGQHNLLMIGPPGSGKTMVAERIPGLFPPLEEAEQIEVSGIYSVLGMLNKDQPLITRRPFRQVHHTVTKAALIGGGLYPAPGEISLAHKGVLMLDEMAEFQRPVLEVLRQPLETQEIQITRTRGTYRFPADFLLVAASNPCPCGLYPSKECKCTQKEIHQYLGKISPPLLSRIDLCVEAPKVTYQQLNQSKKEERTEEIRERILKVRKIQKIRYSDRNYQVNGRLPGAEVKKICILDPEAEYIMEKAYDRWNMSARTCHKVLKVARTIADMAGEERIKAEHLSEALGYRVMEQGEYRI; encoded by the coding sequence TTGTACAGTACAGTCTACAGCGCAGCAATTGACGGAATGAATGCGGAACTGATCAAGGCGGAGGCGGATATCAGCAATGGCCTTCCGGTATTTCAGATGGTAGGGTATCTTTCATCGGAAGTGAAAGAAGCAAAAGAAAGAGTGAGAGCGGCTATAAAAAATTCCGGGTACTCACTGGAACCGAAGAAACTGGTGGTAAATCTTTCGCCGGCATCGGTTCGAAAAAGAGGGGCATCCTTTGATCTGGCGATTGCGATGGCAATCTTAAATGCCTATGGGATCGTGGATGGAAAAAAGACGGAAAAAGTACTGTTTCTGGGAGAACTTGGGTTAAACGGAGAGGTAGAACCGGTATCGGGAGTTCTGCCGATTGTGATTCAGGCGAAAGAATGGGGATTTATAAGGTGTGTTGTTCCGAAAGAAAATGAGCAGGAAGGAAAAAGAATCAAGGGAATCGAGGTAGTGGGTGTCCGGAATCTGCAGGAAGCAATCGGGGTGATGGATGGCCGGATAAAAAAGGAGAAAGATACAAATTTATCTGACCGGGAGAGTACGTACAGAACCCCGGGTTCGTATGGCCGGGTACGGGTGGTGAGCGGAAAAAGTGAGATGGTAAAATGGACGGAGGGAAATAAGGGGATATCAGGGGAATTTGTCGGAGAAGAACAAGAGAAACTCGAGGTTAAAACAGGAGAAGAAGGACAGGAAGAAACCGAGGGGAAAGTTGAAGAAAAAGATTTTCAGGATATTCAGGGACAGGCAGTGCTGAAACGGGCGGCAGAGATTGCAGTTGCCGGGCAGCACAATCTTCTGATGATCGGCCCGCCAGGATCCGGTAAGACCATGGTTGCAGAAAGAATTCCGGGATTGTTTCCGCCGTTGGAGGAAGCGGAACAGATTGAGGTATCCGGGATATACAGTGTCCTTGGTATGCTGAATAAAGACCAGCCCCTGATCACACGGCGCCCTTTCCGTCAGGTTCATCATACGGTGACGAAGGCAGCGCTGATCGGAGGCGGGCTTTATCCTGCCCCCGGGGAAATCAGTCTGGCACATAAAGGGGTACTCATGTTAGATGAGATGGCAGAATTTCAAAGGCCGGTTCTGGAAGTACTTCGGCAGCCTCTGGAAACACAGGAGATTCAGATTACCAGAACGAGAGGAACCTATCGGTTCCCGGCAGATTTTCTGCTGGTTGCGGCTTCGAATCCATGTCCCTGCGGTCTGTATCCGTCCAAAGAATGTAAGTGTACGCAGAAAGAAATCCATCAGTATCTTGGAAAAATCAGCCCGCCGCTTTTGAGCCGGATCGATCTGTGTGTGGAGGCTCCGAAGGTGACGTATCAGCAACTGAATCAGTCGAAAAAAGAAGAAAGAACGGAGGAAATCAGAGAGCGGATTTTAAAGGTGCGAAAAATCCAGAAAATCAGATACAGCGATCGAAACTATCAGGTGAACGGGCGGCTTCCGGGAGCGGAAGTGAAAAAAATATGCATATTAGATCCGGAAGCAGAGTACATTATGGAAAAAGCATATGACAGATGGAATATGTCGGCGAGAACCTGTCATAAGGTACTGAAAGTTGCAAGAACCATCGCGGATATGGCGGGAGAAGAACGGATAAAGGCAGAACATTTATCGGAGGCGTTGGGGTACCGGGTGATGGAACAGGGGGAATATCGGATATGA
- the dprA gene encoding DNA-processing protein DprA, giving the protein MTDSTEEKTIEKAERKYEYWLACVASVSRKKKRRLRTTYGSAKKIYNIIEERGEDFFPNPLIKDIKRLKQAKKGWDLDGKYEEARQREIWFVGEWERGFPARLAEIPDPPYALFVKGNLPDESCMSASIVGSRECTPYGELQTLKFAKTLAGCGVQIISGMAKGIDGHAHRGALQGNGKTFAVLGCGVDVCYPREHIGLYADILEHEGGILSEYPPGTTPEGWNFPQRNRLISGLGDFLLVMEAKEKSGSLITVDLALEQGKDIYALPGPVSSPLSKGCNRLIHQGAEILLGQKELCENLEIQGEKEGQTREPEEKILDKTENMVYSRFGFDPKSLEELAEQMGLSVQVILPKLIALELKGKIREISTHRYVKV; this is encoded by the coding sequence ATGACAGATTCAACCGAAGAGAAAACAATAGAAAAAGCAGAGAGAAAATATGAATACTGGCTGGCATGTGTAGCGTCTGTAAGTCGAAAGAAAAAACGCAGGTTACGGACCACATATGGCAGTGCAAAAAAGATCTACAATATAATAGAAGAAAGAGGCGAAGATTTCTTTCCTAATCCCCTGATAAAAGATATCAAACGGCTGAAACAGGCGAAAAAAGGATGGGATCTTGATGGAAAATATGAGGAGGCAAGACAAAGAGAAATCTGGTTTGTGGGAGAGTGGGAAAGAGGTTTTCCTGCCAGATTGGCGGAGATTCCAGATCCGCCGTATGCATTGTTCGTGAAAGGAAATCTGCCGGATGAAAGCTGCATGTCCGCATCGATTGTGGGAAGCAGGGAATGTACGCCTTACGGGGAACTGCAGACATTAAAATTTGCAAAAACTCTGGCCGGTTGCGGAGTGCAGATCATCAGTGGAATGGCGAAGGGAATCGACGGACATGCCCACCGGGGAGCGTTACAGGGGAACGGAAAAACCTTTGCGGTTCTGGGATGCGGAGTGGATGTCTGTTATCCGAGAGAACATATCGGGTTGTACGCGGATATTCTGGAACATGAAGGAGGAATTCTGTCGGAATATCCGCCGGGGACGACACCGGAGGGGTGGAATTTTCCACAGAGAAATCGGCTGATCAGTGGACTGGGGGATTTCCTGCTGGTAATGGAGGCAAAAGAAAAGAGTGGTTCACTGATTACCGTCGATCTGGCACTGGAACAGGGAAAGGATATTTATGCACTTCCGGGGCCTGTCAGCAGTCCACTCAGCAAGGGATGTAACCGACTGATCCATCAGGGAGCGGAGATCTTACTTGGGCAAAAAGAGTTGTGCGAAAACTTGGAAATTCAAGGGGAAAAGGAAGGACAAACAAGGGAACCGGAAGAAAAAATACTTGATAAAACAGAAAATATGGTGTATAGTCGATTTGGTTTCGACCCAAAGAGCCTGGAAGAACTGGCGGAACAGATGGGGCTTTCCGTTCAGGTGATTCTTCCGAAACTGATTGCTTTGGAGTTGAAAGGAAAGATTCGAGAGATAAGTACACATCGGTATGTGAAAGTATAG
- the topA gene encoding type I DNA topoisomerase, producing the protein MAHYLVIVESPAKVKTIKKFLGKNYTVAASNGHVRDLPKSQLGIDVEHDYEPKYITIRGKGDILANLRKEAKKADKVYLATDPDREGEAISWHLATALKLDDKKMRRISFNEITKKAVKDSLKQAREIDMDLVDAQQARRILDRVVGYRISPVLWAKVKRGLSAGRVQSVALRIIADREEEIDAFIPEEYWTLDAVFKVKGEKRPLTAKFYGTDQKKMTIHSKEELDEILKEVENANYQVTDVKKGERTKKAPVPFTTSTLQQEASKALNFSTQKTMRIAQQLYEGVDVKGSGTIGVITYLRTDSTRISDEADAQARAYVAEEYGEEFVAGAPAVKKDTKNVQDAHEAIRPTDITRTPAMLKDSLSRDQFRLYQLIWKRFTASRMKPAVYETTSVKISAGKYLFTVAASRVKFEGFRSVYKEADEEKEENNVLVKGLDQSAVLTKEEFDPKQHFTQPPAHYTEASLVKTLEELGIGRPSTYAPTISTIIARHYVTKEARNLYMTEIGEVVNHIMKQSFPSIVDVNFTANMEGLLDMVAEGKVEWKEIIRNFYPDLDEAVQIAEKELESVKIEDEVTDVVCEECGRNMVIKYGPHGKFLACPGFPECRNTKPYLEKIGVACPNCGKDVVIRKTKKGRKYYGCENNPECEFMSWQKPSAEKCPKCGGYMLCKGNKIVCANAECGYQKTAEN; encoded by the coding sequence ATGGCGCATTATTTAGTGATTGTGGAGTCCCCTGCAAAGGTCAAAACAATCAAGAAGTTTTTAGGAAAAAATTATACAGTGGCTGCATCAAACGGTCATGTGAGGGATTTACCGAAAAGTCAGCTCGGAATCGATGTAGAGCATGACTATGAGCCGAAATATATTACGATCCGCGGAAAAGGAGATATTCTGGCAAATCTTCGAAAGGAAGCAAAAAAAGCAGATAAAGTCTATCTGGCAACTGACCCGGACCGTGAAGGAGAGGCGATTTCCTGGCATCTGGCAACCGCTTTAAAATTGGATGATAAAAAGATGCGCAGGATCAGCTTCAATGAGATTACCAAAAAAGCGGTCAAAGATTCTCTGAAACAGGCAAGAGAGATTGATATGGATCTGGTAGACGCACAGCAGGCACGCCGTATTCTGGACAGAGTTGTGGGATACCGGATCAGTCCGGTGCTTTGGGCAAAAGTAAAAAGAGGACTGTCAGCAGGTCGTGTCCAGTCAGTGGCACTTCGGATCATCGCAGACAGAGAAGAAGAAATCGATGCATTTATTCCGGAAGAATACTGGACACTGGATGCGGTATTTAAAGTAAAAGGCGAGAAACGTCCTCTGACTGCGAAATTCTACGGAACCGATCAGAAGAAGATGACGATTCACTCTAAAGAAGAACTGGACGAGATCTTAAAAGAAGTAGAAAATGCCAACTATCAGGTGACGGATGTGAAAAAGGGAGAGCGTACCAAAAAAGCTCCGGTTCCGTTTACCACCAGTACCCTGCAGCAGGAAGCATCAAAAGCACTGAATTTCAGTACCCAGAAGACCATGCGGATTGCACAGCAGTTATATGAAGGTGTGGATGTAAAGGGAAGCGGAACCATCGGTGTGATCACCTATCTGCGTACTGATTCCACCCGTATTTCGGATGAGGCAGATGCACAGGCAAGAGCATATGTTGCGGAAGAGTATGGTGAAGAATTCGTAGCAGGAGCACCTGCTGTAAAAAAAGATACCAAAAATGTGCAGGATGCCCACGAAGCGATCCGACCGACTGATATTACAAGAACACCGGCAATGCTGAAGGATTCTCTTTCCAGGGATCAGTTCCGTCTGTACCAGCTGATCTGGAAACGTTTTACAGCCAGCCGCATGAAACCGGCAGTTTACGAGACAACTTCCGTAAAAATTTCAGCAGGAAAATATCTGTTTACCGTTGCAGCATCCCGCGTGAAATTCGAGGGATTCCGCAGTGTATATAAAGAAGCGGATGAGGAAAAAGAAGAGAATAATGTTCTGGTAAAAGGACTGGATCAGTCCGCAGTGCTGACAAAAGAGGAATTTGATCCCAAACAGCACTTTACGCAGCCGCCGGCACATTATACGGAGGCCTCTCTGGTTAAGACACTGGAAGAACTTGGAATCGGACGACCGAGTACCTATGCGCCAACAATTTCCACCATTATTGCAAGACATTATGTGACGAAGGAAGCCAGAAATCTTTATATGACAGAGATCGGAGAAGTGGTCAACCATATTATGAAGCAGTCTTTCCCGAGTATTGTGGATGTGAACTTTACTGCAAATATGGAAGGACTTCTGGATATGGTGGCAGAAGGCAAGGTAGAATGGAAAGAGATCATCCGGAACTTCTACCCGGATCTGGATGAAGCGGTTCAGATTGCGGAGAAAGAGCTGGAAAGCGTCAAGATTGAAGACGAGGTGACGGATGTAGTCTGCGAAGAATGCGGACGGAACATGGTGATTAAGTATGGTCCTCATGGCAAATTCCTGGCGTGTCCCGGATTCCCGGAATGCAGAAATACCAAGCCGTATCTTGAAAAAATCGGGGTGGCTTGTCCAAACTGTGGAAAAGATGTGGTGATCCGTAAGACGAAAAAAGGACGGAAATACTACGGCTGTGAAAACAATCCGGAGTGCGAGTTCATGTCCTGGCAGAAACCTTCCGCAGAGAAGTGCCCGAAATGTGGCGGCTATATGCTCTGCAAGGGAAATAAGATCGTCTGTGCAAATGCAGAGTGCGGATATCAAAAAACAGCAGAAAATTGA
- the codY gene encoding GTP-sensing pleiotropic transcriptional regulator CodY — protein MSVQLLDKTRKINKLLHNNNSSKVVFNDICAVMTEILDSNVLVVSKKGKVLGTSKSKSVDTIGELLEEQVGSHIDEMLNERLLSILSTKENVNLETLGFSRDAVQGYQAIITPINIAGERLGTLVIYKQGDMYEIDDIILSEYGTAVVGLEMLRSVNEENAEETRKEHIVQSAISTLSFSELEAIIHIFDELDGTEGILVASKIADRVGITRSVIVNALRKFESAGVIESRSSGMKGTYIKVINDYVFTELDRIKKER, from the coding sequence ATGAGCGTACAGTTATTAGATAAAACAAGAAAAATCAATAAGCTACTTCATAATAACAATTCGAGCAAAGTTGTATTCAATGATATTTGCGCGGTCATGACAGAAATTCTGGATTCTAATGTTCTGGTGGTCAGCAAAAAGGGAAAAGTGCTTGGAACGAGTAAAAGTAAATCAGTGGATACGATCGGGGAGTTGTTGGAAGAACAGGTGGGAAGCCATATTGATGAGATGTTGAATGAAAGACTGCTCAGTATCCTGTCCACGAAAGAAAATGTAAATCTGGAGACTCTGGGATTTTCCAGAGATGCGGTACAGGGCTATCAGGCAATCATCACGCCGATCAACATTGCCGGAGAAAGACTGGGAACTCTCGTGATCTATAAGCAGGGAGATATGTACGAGATTGATGATATTATCCTCAGTGAATACGGAACGGCAGTGGTAGGCCTGGAAATGCTTCGCTCTGTGAATGAAGAAAATGCAGAAGAGACACGGAAAGAACATATTGTTCAGTCTGCAATCAGCACACTTTCTTTCTCGGAGTTGGAGGCAATTATCCACATCTTTGATGAACTGGATGGAACGGAAGGAATTCTGGTGGCAAGTAAGATTGCTGACCGTGTAGGAATTACGAGATCTGTAATCGTCAATGCGCTGCGTAAATTTGAAAGTGCCGGTGTGATTGAATCCAGATCTTCCGGAATGAAGGGAACTTACATTAAAGTTATTAATGATTATGTCTTTACGGAACTTGACCGGATCAAAAAGGAACGCTGA
- a CDS encoding co-chaperone GroES, with protein sequence MKLVPLGDKIVLKQCEAEETTKSGIVLPGQAQEKPQQAEVIAVGPGGMVDGKEVTMLVSEGDKVIYSKYAGTTVELDGEEYIIVRQNDVLAIVK encoded by the coding sequence ATGAAGTTAGTACCATTAGGTGATAAGATCGTTTTAAAACAGTGTGAAGCAGAGGAGACTACAAAGTCCGGTATCGTTTTACCGGGTCAGGCTCAGGAGAAACCGCAGCAGGCAGAGGTCATTGCCGTTGGTCCTGGCGGAATGGTAGATGGAAAAGAAGTGACCATGCTTGTCAGTGAAGGCGATAAGGTAATCTATTCCAAATATGCAGGAACTACCGTAGAACTGGATGGCGAAGAATATATTATTGTAAGACAGAATGATGTCCTTGCAATTGTAAAATAA